Proteins co-encoded in one Candidatus Thiodictyon syntrophicum genomic window:
- a CDS encoding antitoxin, whose product MARTPELLCADVRDELAKIARLEQIFSSAEHYLICEAQAVGDYDRGAIGYLLHNFYNGCENIFRAIAAYFENDLGRDTWHADLLRRMRLAVPGHRPAVIDDELYRLLDDFRAFRHVFRNCYTFELDWERERLVASRLRRAAALLHEQVNDFLAGIEGLEP is encoded by the coding sequence ATGGCCCGCACCCCTGAACTGCTGTGCGCCGATGTCCGCGACGAACTGGCCAAGATCGCGCGTCTGGAACAGATCTTCTCCAGCGCCGAACACTATCTGATCTGCGAGGCGCAGGCAGTGGGCGACTATGATCGCGGCGCCATCGGGTACCTGCTGCACAACTTCTACAACGGCTGCGAGAACATCTTTCGCGCCATTGCCGCCTATTTCGAGAACGACCTCGGCCGCGACACCTGGCACGCCGACCTGCTGCGACGCATGCGCCTTGCGGTCCCCGGCCATCGCCCGGCGGTCATTGACGACGAACTCTATCGCCTGCTGGACGACTTCCGCGCGTTTCGCCACGTCTTCCGCAATTGCTATACCTTTGAGCTCGACTGGGAGCGGGAGCGCCTGGTCGCCTCCCGCTTGCGGCGCGCCGCGGCCCTGCTGCATGAGCAGGTCAACGATTTCCTTGCCGGGATCGAGGGACTGGAACCCTGA
- a CDS encoding DUF2442 domain-containing protein — MLTIVAVRAIPPATIELDLSDGKTLTIDATGIIGSSGYEPLTAPDQFAAVVVSDWGHGIEWQAIDQGLSIEALIRLAREQSGTAFPTADFNTWMKRNGLTLTTAAQALGLSRRTIIYYNTGQKPIPIYIGLACEGWEARNRRQAA; from the coding sequence ATGCTGACCATTGTTGCCGTCAGGGCGATTCCCCCAGCGACCATTGAATTGGACCTCTCCGACGGGAAAACCCTGACCATTGATGCGACCGGGATCATCGGCTCCAGCGGCTACGAACCGCTGACTGCTCCCGACCAGTTTGCGGCTGTTGTCGTATCTGACTGGGGTCACGGCATCGAATGGCAAGCGATCGACCAGGGGCTCTCCATCGAGGCATTGATCCGCCTGGCTCGCGAGCAGTCCGGCACCGCCTTCCCCACGGCCGATTTCAATACCTGGATGAAGCGCAATGGACTCACGCTCACTACCGCCGCCCAAGCCCTGGGCCTCTCCCGCCGCACCATCATCTATTACAACACCGGCCAGAAGCCCATCCCCATCTATATCGGATTAGCCTGCGAGGGATGGGAGGCACGCAACCGCCGCCAGGCCGCATAG
- a CDS encoding nucleotidyltransferase family protein — translation MQPTADNTRPPFDFSKLKARWAREQAETSAESSRLRDQVSREVPPILRRYGVGRAYLFGSIAEGRAHARSDVDLLVMDVPAAIYWDLRHDLEQALGRPLDLLTQDDDPVLVGKIIARGELIDGPHP, via the coding sequence ATGCAGCCCACCGCCGACAACACTCGACCGCCCTTCGACTTCAGCAAGCTCAAGGCCCGGTGGGCGCGGGAGCAGGCAGAAACCAGCGCCGAATCCAGTCGGCTGCGTGACCAAGTCAGCCGCGAAGTGCCGCCGATCCTGCGTCGCTACGGTGTGGGCCGCGCCTATTTGTTTGGCTCCATCGCCGAAGGTCGCGCCCATGCGCGCTCGGACGTCGACTTACTGGTCATGGATGTCCCCGCGGCGATCTACTGGGACCTGCGGCACGATCTGGAACAGGCCCTGGGCCGACCGCTGGACCTGCTGACCCAGGACGATGACCCGGTGTTGGTCGGAAAGATCATCGCCCGCGGAGAGTTGATCGATGGCCCGCACCCCTGA
- a CDS encoding type II toxin-antitoxin system prevent-host-death family antitoxin, whose protein sequence is MVREAPAMMVRQNLGELLDQIQYRGDSVVITKSGKRVAALIDIALFERLRALDEDHTRLRAELAQALSGAPLKEGNALISQAQGDIEAFGRMAALLTQIDRIPDRVDAWDPLAWDEHGLPQ, encoded by the coding sequence ATGGTCCGTGAGGCCCCGGCGATGATGGTCCGGCAGAATCTCGGGGAGTTGCTCGACCAGATCCAGTACCGCGGTGACTCGGTGGTGATAACGAAGAGTGGTAAGCGGGTCGCGGCACTCATCGACATTGCCCTCTTTGAGCGGCTGCGTGCCCTCGACGAGGACCATACGCGCCTGCGTGCAGAACTGGCGCAGGCACTCTCCGGCGCACCGCTGAAAGAGGGCAACGCTCTGATCAGCCAGGCGCAAGGGGACATTGAAGCCTTTGGCCGTATGGCGGCATTGCTGACGCAGATCGACCGGATTCCGGACCGGGTGGACGCCTGGGACCCGCTCGCATGGGACGAGCACGGGCTGCCGCAATGA